The genomic interval GATCTCCGCGACGACGGAGGAGATCCTCACCACGTCGGGGCGCTATGAGGCGGGGGCCGCGGAGCAGGCCAGCTCGCTGGACGAGACGAGCGCGACGACGGAGGAGCTGGCGCGTTCGGCCCGGCAGATCGCGGAGAACGCGGGCTCGGTGGCGCAAATCGCTCAGCGCACGCTGGGGGCGGCGCAGCAGGGGCAGCGCAGCGCGGAGTCGTTCCTGGGGTCGATGGAGCGGATGCGCCAGGACAACGTGGCCATCGCCTCGGCGGTGGTGCGGCTCAACAAGCGCGTGCAGCAGATTGGAAAGATTGTCGCGTTCATCAATGGCGTGGCGGACAAGTCGGACCTGCTCGCGTTGAACGCGGAGCTGGAAGGCACCAAGGCGGCCGAGGTGGGGCGGGGCTTCTCGCTGGTGGCCGCGGAGATGCGGCGGCTGGCGGAGAACGTGCTGGAGTCCACCAAGGAAATCGAGGGGCTCATCGAGGAGGTGCGTGAGGCCTCGGCGGCGGCGGTCTCCGCGACGGAAGGGGGCGTGAAGGCGGTGGAGACGGGGACCACGCTGGCGCAGCAGGTGTCGGAGTCGCTGCGGCAAATCACCCGGCTGGCGGGGAAGACGTCGGACGCGGTGCGCAGCATCTCGTTGGCCACGCAGCAGCAGCAGACGGGCACGGACCAGCTCGCGGAGACGATGGCGGACATCCTCCGAATCACGCAGCAAAGCCTCAATGCGACCAAGCAGGTGAGCTCCGCGAACACGGACCTGTTGGTGCTGGCGAGGGATTTGCGCGAGGTGGTGGAGCGGTTCCAGATTGGCCGCGAGACGCTGCGGGAGGAGGGCGGGTGAACCCGAGCGAGCGCCTCCTCAGGCAGTTCCGGGACCTGGTGACGGTGCGCTTGGAGCGCATCAACCGGGCGCTCATGGAGCTGGAGGCGGGGGCGAACGTCGAATCCGGACGCGGGGCGCTGCGCGAGCTGCATGGGCTCAAGGGCGAGGCCCGGATGATGGGCTTCGACGACATCAACTCGCTGGTGCACGAGATGGAAGAGCTCGTGCGCTGCGCGGAGCCCCAGCGCTACTCGCTGTCCGCGGACTCGACGGACGCGCTGCTGAGCGCGGCGGACGCGGTGTTGCTGCTGTCGAGCGCGCCGCCGTCCTCGGGGACCTCGCCCGAAGTGGAGCGGCTGGTCGGGTGGCTCCAGGCGTGTATTCGCGCGGAGGCGGAGCGGCTGCCACCCGGGGCGGTCTCCTCCGAGGCGTCTGATGCCAGCGCATCCCGTGCGAGGGAGGTGGGCGAGCCGTCGGCGGCGCTCGCGCGGGCGGCCTCCGTGGGGGGCGCGGCTCAGACAGGAGGCACTCCTCCGGGCGGTGTCGAGGCGAAGCGCGGGGCTCTTCCTGGCGCGGGGGCAGGGCGAGAGGGCAATTCGACCGCCGTCGATGCCCCGGCACATGGCGAGTCAGGAGCGGGCCTGGGACTCGGTCGCAAGGGCGTCATCGAGGACGACGCTCGTCGAGGACGCGCAGGCGATGGCGTGGGGAGTGTGGCGGGCCGGGCCGCGATGGGCGTCTCCCCCGTCGTCACGCCTCGGAGCGAGGCGGGTGTTCCTCTCTCATCGCCGGGTGCCTCGGCGACGGCCGGGACTCGAGGCTGGCCCTCCGCGCCTCGAGTGGATGCGACCCCCGCGCGGGGCACGGCGGCCATCACCGGCACAGGCCGTCTGCTCACGACGACTCCCGCGCCATCGACGGCCCCGGGGCCTCGCTCCGCGAACTCCACGGGGCCTTCCGCTGTTCCACGTCAGCCCGAGACGCGCCTGGACGCCGTGCGCATCGACGTGGCCAGTCTGGACCTGTTGACGAGCGCCGTGACGAACCTCGCCCAGATTGCGCGCCGGCGCGAGCGGGCCCACGCGCGGCGGTTGGCCCTGGCCCGCGAGTTGGGGCAGCTCGCTCGCGAGGCCGAGGACCTGGGGCCCGCCGCCGCGGCCCTGGTGGCGCGGTTGGGCACGGCCAAGGAGCTCGCGGCCGACCTCCACCGTGAATCCAAGCTCCTGTCCAACGAAGAGCTGCGGGACCTGGGACAAGTCGTCGAGGAGGTGCAGGGCCTGCGGATGCTCCCCCTCTCCGTCCTCTTCGAGCCCTACCCGCGCATGGTCCGCGACCTCTCGCGCACCCTGGGCAAGGAAGTGGAGCTCGTCGTCGACGGCGAGGACACCCGGGCGGACCGGGCCGTGGTCGAGGCCCTGCGCGAGCCCCTCATGCACCTGGTGCGAAACGCCCTGGACCACGGCCTGGAGACCCGCGTCGACCGGGTGACGTCCGGCAAGCACCCCCGGGGGTGTCTCACGCTGCGCGCCGCTCGCGAGGGAAGCCGCATCATCCTCCGCGTCGAGGACGACGGCCTGGGCCTGGACCCCGCCGAGCTGCGCCGGGTGGCCGTCCGCCGAGGCATCCTCGACGAGAGCGCCGCCAACGCCCTGTCCGATGCCGCCACCCGGGAGCTCATCTTCCTCCCGGGCTTCACCTCTCGGGACGTCGTCACGGACCTCTCCGGCCGGGGCGTGGGGCTGGACGCCGTGCGCGCCTCCATCCAGGGGCTGGGCGGCGATGTGGGCGTCGAGTCCGCCCCCGGCTGGGGCACCATCTTCGAGCTGCGTGTCCCCGTCTCCCTCACCGTGGCGCCCCTGCTCTTCGTCCAGGCCGGCCACGAGACACTCGCGCTGAGCGCCACCCACGTCTCCCGCGCCCTCAAGGTGGAGCCCCTGCACCTGTGTGAAGTGGCCGGGCGGCCCGCGCTGTTGGTGGAGGGGCGGGTGTTGCCCCTCGCCTCCCTGGGGGCGCTGTTGGGCCTCGCCCCCGAGCGGGAGGTGCGCGAAGGGGAGCTTGTCCTGGTGGTCCGCAGCCAGAGCGGCGCCGCCGCCGTCGTCGTGGACCGCGTCTTGGAGGAGCGGGTCCAGGCCATCCTCCCGTTGAGAGGCGTCCTCGCCCGCTTCGCCCACCTCACGGGGGCCACGTCCCTGGCGGATGGCCGGCTGGCCATGGTGCTCTCGGCCGCCTACCTCACGGCCAGCGCCCATGGGACGGCCCCGCTGAAGCTGGCCCGCTCGACGCCCATGGAGCCCGAGTCCCGCCGTCGCCGCATCCTGGTCGTGGACGACTCCCCGCTCACCCGGGAGCTCATCTCCAGCCTCCTGGCGGCGGTGGGGTACGACACCGTCGTGGCCGGCGATGGGGCGGAGGCGCTGGACGTCCTGGAGGGGGCCCTGGTGGACCTCGTCGTCACGGACCTGGAGATGCCAGGCATGGACGGCCTGGAGCTGACCCGGCGCCTCAAGGGGCATCCCACCCAGGCCCGGCTGCCCGTCGTCATCCTCACCACCCGTGGTGGCGAGGAGGACCGGGGGCGTGGGCTCGCGGCGGGGGCGGACGGCTACATCACCAAGGGCGACCTGGTGCGCCAGGACCTGGTGGATGTGGTGGGGCGACTGCTGTCCTGAAGGCAGTTCGCTCAACCTCCTGAGGACAGGACAGTGCATTGGCTATACTCGGCGCCTCGCGCACGGGGTATGGACAGGGCATGGGCAAGAAAGTGTCGGTGCTGGTGGTCGATGACTCACTCATCTGCCGACAGCTCATCTGCGAGGCGTTGAGCAAGGACCCCGACATCGAGGTCGTGGGTTCTTGCGCGGACGGCAAGCAAGCCGTGGAGATGACCAAGGAGCTGCGTCCCCACGTCATCACCATGGACGTGGACATGCCCGTCATGGACGGGCTCACGGCCACCGAGCACATCATGGCCGAGTGCCCCACGCCCATCCTCGTCCTCACGGCGGACCCCCGCTCGCAGGCGCCGGAGCTGACGTACCGGGCGCTGGAGCTGGGCGCGCTCGCGCTGCAAATCAAGCCCGCCATCGACGCCGGCCCCGAGGCGTGGAACCTGGTGCGGGAAATCAAGCTGCTCTCCTCGGTGCGTGTCATCCGGCACCTGCGCCGTCCGCAGAAGGGCATCACCCCGCCTCGCGTGACGACGTCGGTGTTGCCCGCGGTGTCCATGGGCGTGGTGGTGGTGGCCGCGAGCACGGGCGGGCCCCAGGTGCTGTACCGGATGCTCTCGGAGCTGCCGGCGGACTTCCCCGCGCCCATCGTCATCGTCCAGCACATCAACGCCGCCTTCGCCGAGTCGCTGGCGGGCTGGCTCGCCAACGCCAGCCGGTTGAAGGTGCGGCTGGCGCAGGACGGCGAGCCCTTGATGCCGGGCCACGTGCTCATCGCGCCGCCGGGGCAGCACACCGTGATTCCCTTCCGGGGGCGGGTGGCGCTCAAGGCCGGGGTGGAGCGGGACGGACACATGCCGTCGGGGACGACGCTGCTGGAGAGCGCGGCCAGGACGTACGGCCGGCGCGCGGTGGGCCTGGTGCTCACGGGCATGGGGGCCGATGGCGCGGAGGGGCTGCTGGCCATCCGCCAGGCGGGAGGCCTGACGCTGGCGCAGAACGAGGAGTCCTGCGTGGTGTTCGGCATGCCGGGCGCGGCGGTGGAGCGCAAGGCGGTGGACCACCTCATCCACGGAGATGAAGTCGCCGCCTCGCTGGCGCGGCTGGCCCGGGGTGAGTCGCTCGCAGTGGGGCGCTGAGCCGACGGTGCGGGCCTCGGGTGGGCAATGGGGTGGCGTGCGCGCCTTCCTCACGGCGCGTACGGGCATGGCGTTGAGCGGCCCCCAGATTCGCCGGCTGGATGATCGCCTCGCGGAGCGGTGCCGGGGACTCACGCCGCATCAGTACCTGGCGTTCCTCAAGTCCCCGTCGGGGGCGGCGGAGCTGGAGGGGCTCATCTCCGCGGTGGTGGTGAACAAGACGGACCTCTTCCGCGACGAGGTGCAGCTGGCCGACTTCCGCGAGCACGTGCTCGCCCCGCTGGTCGCGCGGGCGGGAGGGCGCCCCTTGCGCCTGTGGAGCGCGGGCTGCTCCACGGGCGAGGAGGTGGCCACGCTGCTGATGCTCTTGGCTGAGTCCGGCGCCAGTCCCGGGAGCACCGTGCTGGGCACGGACATCTCCGAGGCGGCGCTGCGGCGCGCGAATTCACTGTCCTTCACCGCGGAGCAGCTGCGCCGGGTGCCCGCCGGGCCGCGCGAGCGCTATTTCATGTCCAAGGGCTCGCGGCTCGCGTTGGTGTCGGCGCTGCGCGAGCGCGCGAGCTTCCAGGTCCACAACCTGATGGACGCGCCGTATCCCCGGCCCCCGGAGGAGCGCGGCTTCGACATCGTCTTCTGCCGCAACGTCCTCATCTACTTCACGGTGGAGTCGTTCCATCGGACGGTGGCGGCGCTGGCGGACAGCCTCGTGCCTGGAGGCACGCTGGTGCTGTCCTCGTCGGAGCCGCTGCTGCAAGTGCCCCCGTCGCTGCGGGTGGAGCGCACGGCGTCGGCGTTCTTCCACGTCCGCGTGGAGGGGCGCGGAAGCGGGGAGGGGACCTCACCGCCCCGGGAGACGGGCACGGCTCGTGTGGAGCCTCGGCCCCAGCAGGACAGTGTGGCTCGAACTCCCGTTCCGCGCGCCTCCAGGAGCGAGGCGCGCGCGATGGCGGAGGACGCCAGTGAGGCCGCTGGGCCTGGGAGGACGTTGTCGGCGCGAGGGGCGCGCACTCCGCAGGGGCTCGATGATGCCCAGCTCGCGCAGGCTTCCGCCGCGGCCTTCACCGAGGCGGACCTCCTGT from Myxococcus stipitatus carries:
- a CDS encoding hybrid sensor histidine kinase/response regulator is translated as MNPSERLLRQFRDLVTVRLERINRALMELEAGANVESGRGALRELHGLKGEARMMGFDDINSLVHEMEELVRCAEPQRYSLSADSTDALLSAADAVLLLSSAPPSSGTSPEVERLVGWLQACIRAEAERLPPGAVSSEASDASASRAREVGEPSAALARAASVGGAAQTGGTPPGGVEAKRGALPGAGAGREGNSTAVDAPAHGESGAGLGLGRKGVIEDDARRGRAGDGVGSVAGRAAMGVSPVVTPRSEAGVPLSSPGASATAGTRGWPSAPRVDATPARGTAAITGTGRLLTTTPAPSTAPGPRSANSTGPSAVPRQPETRLDAVRIDVASLDLLTSAVTNLAQIARRRERAHARRLALARELGQLAREAEDLGPAAAALVARLGTAKELAADLHRESKLLSNEELRDLGQVVEEVQGLRMLPLSVLFEPYPRMVRDLSRTLGKEVELVVDGEDTRADRAVVEALREPLMHLVRNALDHGLETRVDRVTSGKHPRGCLTLRAAREGSRIILRVEDDGLGLDPAELRRVAVRRGILDESAANALSDAATRELIFLPGFTSRDVVTDLSGRGVGLDAVRASIQGLGGDVGVESAPGWGTIFELRVPVSLTVAPLLFVQAGHETLALSATHVSRALKVEPLHLCEVAGRPALLVEGRVLPLASLGALLGLAPEREVREGELVLVVRSQSGAAAVVVDRVLEERVQAILPLRGVLARFAHLTGATSLADGRLAMVLSAAYLTASAHGTAPLKLARSTPMEPESRRRRILVVDDSPLTRELISSLLAAVGYDTVVAGDGAEALDVLEGALVDLVVTDLEMPGMDGLELTRRLKGHPTQARLPVVILTTRGGEEDRGRGLAAGADGYITKGDLVRQDLVDVVGRLLS
- the cheB gene encoding chemotaxis-specific protein-glutamate methyltransferase CheB, producing the protein MGKKVSVLVVDDSLICRQLICEALSKDPDIEVVGSCADGKQAVEMTKELRPHVITMDVDMPVMDGLTATEHIMAECPTPILVLTADPRSQAPELTYRALELGALALQIKPAIDAGPEAWNLVREIKLLSSVRVIRHLRRPQKGITPPRVTTSVLPAVSMGVVVVAASTGGPQVLYRMLSELPADFPAPIVIVQHINAAFAESLAGWLANASRLKVRLAQDGEPLMPGHVLIAPPGQHTVIPFRGRVALKAGVERDGHMPSGTTLLESAARTYGRRAVGLVLTGMGADGAEGLLAIRQAGGLTLAQNEESCVVFGMPGAAVERKAVDHLIHGDEVAASLARLARGESLAVGR
- a CDS encoding CheR family methyltransferase; translation: MALSGPQIRRLDDRLAERCRGLTPHQYLAFLKSPSGAAELEGLISAVVVNKTDLFRDEVQLADFREHVLAPLVARAGGRPLRLWSAGCSTGEEVATLLMLLAESGASPGSTVLGTDISEAALRRANSLSFTAEQLRRVPAGPRERYFMSKGSRLALVSALRERASFQVHNLMDAPYPRPPEERGFDIVFCRNVLIYFTVESFHRTVAALADSLVPGGTLVLSSSEPLLQVPPSLRVERTASAFFHVRVEGRGSGEGTSPPRETGTARVEPRPQQDSVARTPVPRASRSEARAMAEDASEAAGPGRTLSARGARTPQGLDDAQLAQASAAAFTEADLLFACVLDGASSGASDAAAERDLRRCLLLDPDHAAARYLLGLLLEQCRRPLEAAVEYRRALVSLEEGRSRPVPFFLNPSRLRVACAHAAGRLESLGGAR